Proteins from one Gilliamella sp. ESL0443 genomic window:
- the rraA gene encoding ribonuclease E activity regulator RraA produces the protein MEFETSILCDYYPEDVNVVEPIFSNFGGVASFSGQVVTVKCFEDNGILYEVLQSNGAGKVLVIDGGGSVRRALIDAELIDIALQNQWEGIIVYGAVRQVDYIADAEIGVQALAAIPVGSDDQGVGEIDIRVNFGGVTFFSGDFIYADNTGIILSEIALEVDDK, from the coding sequence ATGGAGTTTGAAACATCAATTCTTTGTGATTACTACCCAGAAGATGTTAATGTCGTAGAACCGATATTTAGTAATTTTGGTGGTGTAGCTTCGTTTTCAGGCCAGGTCGTCACAGTGAAATGTTTTGAGGATAACGGTATATTGTACGAAGTATTACAATCCAATGGGGCAGGTAAAGTATTGGTTATTGATGGTGGTGGTTCTGTGCGCCGAGCATTGATAGATGCGGAATTAATCGATATTGCACTGCAAAACCAATGGGAAGGTATCATCGTCTATGGTGCTGTGCGACAAGTTGATTATATTGCTGATGCTGAAATTGGTGTTCAAGCACTTGCAGCAATTCCTGTTGGCTCGGATGATCAAGGCGTTGGTGAAATTGATATTCGTGTTAATTTTGGTGGCGTGACTTTCTTCTCAGGTGACTTTATTTATGCTGATAATACCGGCATTATCTTATCTGAAATCGCTCTTGAAGTAGACGATAAATAA
- a CDS encoding 1,4-dihydroxy-2-naphthoate polyprenyltransferase yields MSNKYYPWIISLRPKTLVLSLSAILMGNSLAYWQRSFDPLIMLLSIITASLLQILSNLANDYGDAIKGSDQQNLTGHKRGLQLGLITLNQLKIALWITVLLCITSGLALLILACNNYRQLLIFVLLGLCSIIAAITYTMGKKPYGYIGLGDFSVLIFFGLVGVIGSDYLQTKVLSTRLILPAIASGLLAVGVLNINNLRDYESDKQHHKRTLIVLIGKTYGCCYHLLLLIVSLCLFSLFAYKNLHTFWSGLFLLTLPLYIKHINSVFKFKTVNDAAPLLIQMVKLALLTNLLYCLGIILS; encoded by the coding sequence ATGTCCAATAAATATTATCCATGGATTATTAGTTTACGCCCTAAAACGTTAGTATTATCGCTTTCGGCTATTTTGATGGGAAATTCGCTAGCATATTGGCAACGGTCTTTTGACCCATTGATTATGCTACTATCAATCATTACCGCATCATTATTACAAATTTTATCCAATTTGGCTAATGATTACGGTGATGCAATTAAAGGCAGTGACCAACAAAATTTAACAGGGCATAAACGGGGATTACAGTTAGGTTTAATCACGCTTAATCAACTAAAAATAGCGCTTTGGATTACCGTTTTATTATGTATTACTTCAGGGCTTGCATTACTTATTTTAGCCTGCAACAACTATCGACAACTTCTGATTTTTGTCTTGTTAGGATTATGCTCAATTATTGCAGCAATTACCTATACGATGGGGAAAAAACCTTATGGTTATATTGGATTAGGTGATTTCTCTGTCCTTATCTTTTTTGGGTTGGTTGGGGTAATTGGCAGTGATTACTTACAGACTAAAGTGTTATCGACACGACTCATCTTACCTGCAATTGCTAGTGGATTATTAGCGGTTGGAGTACTTAATATTAATAATCTGCGCGATTATGAAAGCGATAAACAACATCATAAACGAACATTGATTGTGCTGATTGGTAAAACTTACGGTTGCTGTTATCACTTACTTTTATTAATTGTATCATTGTGTCTATTTAGTTTATTTGCTTATAAAAATCTACATACTTTTTGGAGTGGACTATTTTTATTAACATTGCCACTGTATATAAAACATATCAATTCGGTGTTTAAATTTAAGACGGTTAATGACGCTGCACCGTTACTAATACAAATGGTCAAACTTGCTTTATTAACTAATTTACTTTATTGTTTGGGTATTATTTTGAGCTAG